A section of the Rhizomicrobium sp. genome encodes:
- a CDS encoding alpha/beta hydrolase has protein sequence MPSWQSSFVDRFRRMGRPKGASAETDIAELRRQYTYISDHFGAPPREAVFEPAQVGPLKGEWVRMPNSSPDRLILYFHGGGYIAGSPETHRALIARLAQAGEATAFALAYRLAPEFAFPAAVRDGIDAYRHLIAKNVSPSQVILAGDGSGGGLAFAVLHAARNANLPMPAGCVAMSPWADLSLSGWSVLQNAKSDNVLNWELLFVSARHYLKKTNPSDPYASPAFANFKDFPPVMVHSGSLEMLRDDASRIGDRAADAGVPVSVEIYDGMQHLFQASRHVPEAKVSLQRLGQFIRSRTSVQANAAQ, from the coding sequence ATGCCCTCCTGGCAGAGTTCGTTCGTCGACCGTTTCCGCCGCATGGGACGCCCCAAGGGCGCCAGCGCCGAAACCGACATCGCCGAGCTCCGCCGCCAATACACCTACATTTCCGACCATTTCGGCGCCCCGCCGCGCGAGGCGGTGTTCGAGCCGGCTCAGGTCGGCCCCCTCAAGGGCGAGTGGGTGCGCATGCCCAATTCCTCGCCGGACCGGCTGATCCTCTATTTCCATGGCGGTGGCTATATCGCCGGCTCGCCCGAGACCCACCGCGCCCTGATCGCCCGGCTGGCCCAGGCCGGGGAGGCGACGGCCTTCGCGCTCGCCTATCGCCTGGCGCCGGAATTCGCCTTCCCCGCCGCGGTGCGCGACGGGATCGACGCCTACCGCCATCTGATCGCCAAGAACGTCTCGCCGAGCCAGGTGATCCTGGCGGGAGACGGCTCGGGCGGCGGCCTCGCCTTCGCGGTGCTGCACGCCGCGCGCAACGCCAACCTGCCGATGCCGGCCGGCTGCGTGGCGATGTCGCCCTGGGCCGATCTTTCGCTCTCCGGCTGGTCGGTGCTGCAGAACGCCAAGTCCGACAACGTGCTGAACTGGGAGCTGCTGTTCGTCAGCGCCCGCCATTATCTGAAGAAGACCAATCCGTCCGATCCCTACGCCTCGCCGGCTTTCGCGAACTTCAAGGATTTCCCGCCGGTGATGGTCCATTCCGGCAGCCTGGAGATGCTGCGCGACGACGCCTCGCGCATCGGTGACCGCGCCGCCGATGCCGGCGTGCCGGTGAGCGTGGAGATCTATGACGGGATGCAGCACTTGTTCCAGGCGAGCCGCCATGTGCCGGAAGCGAAGGTGAGCCTGCAGCGCCTCGGCCAGTTCATCCGCAGCCGCACATCCGTCCAGGCGAACGCCGCGCAGTAG
- a CDS encoding pentapeptide repeat-containing protein encodes MTTRSRTSFAKLSQKEASAAAARHEMLYSGRMGGARAVFAFTDLSGLDLSGRNLADADFTGAILEETNFTGARLDSSSFFGADLRRANLSHASVRRADLRGACLRGANMISADLFEADLREGTIAEKDKYGNLRVLQHDIGPSEMPTALMHSANLERAKMSGAIAVQADFTDAIMKGCRLVRANLRQARLTGANLENADLSGCNLTGADLNGAILVGCRLDFAVTQGADFSETLTEQAMGKLPDELTVPIEDLLDSHARWVESDGREGKPADLSNMDLRAVTSLGQRPLTALIAPGALLYGINLEGASLQGSNLAGADLRSCKFGGADLRGVNFVGARLAHADFRDARIGPLMISDARLLPARMDRAVARYADFRGADLRRVRFTAADLAYANMTDADLRDADLTDADTQGTKMPMVFAESDKLTAAQ; translated from the coding sequence ATGACAACCCGCAGCCGCACCAGCTTCGCCAAGCTCAGCCAGAAAGAGGCGTCGGCGGCCGCCGCGCGTCACGAGATGCTGTATTCGGGGCGGATGGGCGGGGCGCGCGCCGTCTTCGCCTTCACCGATCTGTCGGGTCTGGATCTGTCCGGCCGCAATCTCGCGGACGCCGATTTCACCGGCGCGATCCTGGAGGAGACGAATTTCACCGGCGCGCGGCTCGATTCGTCGAGCTTCTTCGGCGCCGATCTGCGCCGCGCCAATCTCTCCCATGCCAGCGTCCGGCGCGCCGACCTGCGCGGCGCCTGCCTGCGCGGCGCCAACATGATCAGCGCCGATCTGTTCGAGGCCGATCTGCGCGAGGGCACCATCGCGGAGAAGGACAAGTACGGAAACCTGCGCGTGCTGCAGCACGACATCGGGCCGTCGGAGATGCCGACCGCGCTGATGCATTCGGCCAATCTGGAGCGCGCCAAGATGTCGGGCGCCATCGCGGTGCAGGCGGACTTCACCGACGCGATCATGAAGGGCTGCCGGCTGGTGCGCGCCAATCTGCGCCAGGCGCGGCTGACCGGCGCCAATCTCGAGAACGCCGACCTGTCGGGCTGCAACCTGACGGGCGCGGACCTGAACGGCGCGATCCTGGTCGGCTGCCGCCTCGACTTCGCGGTGACGCAGGGCGCCGATTTCAGCGAGACGCTGACCGAGCAGGCGATGGGAAAGCTGCCCGACGAGCTGACGGTACCGATCGAGGACCTGCTGGACAGCCATGCGCGCTGGGTCGAGAGCGACGGCCGCGAAGGCAAGCCGGCGGATCTTTCCAACATGGATCTGCGCGCGGTGACCTCGCTGGGGCAACGGCCGCTGACCGCGCTGATCGCGCCGGGCGCCCTGCTCTACGGGATCAACCTCGAAGGCGCCTCGCTGCAGGGCAGCAATCTCGCCGGCGCCGATCTGCGCTCCTGCAAGTTCGGCGGCGCCGATCTGCGCGGGGTGAATTTCGTCGGCGCCCGGCTCGCCCATGCCGATTTCCGCGACGCGCGGATCGGGCCTTTGATGATCTCCGATGCGCGGCTGCTGCCGGCGCGCATGGACCGCGCGGTGGCGCGCTATGCCGATTTCCGCGGCGCGGATTTGAGGCGCGTGCGCTTCACGGCCGCCGACCTCGCCTATGCGAACATGACGGACGCCGACCTGCGCGACGCCGACCTGACCGACGCCGACACGCAGGGAACGAAGATGCCGATGGTGTTCGCGGAAAGCGACAAGCTGACGGCGGCGCAGTAG
- a CDS encoding autotransporter domain-containing protein has protein sequence MNKRALMLSAAAAALLSTPALAVGPTELKTVVTTAQKTSATGDLTIDSGAGINFKSATAALLTIDSSNTVNNGGALTGADQDSQTAVAINASGLTGSFLSNGTIALGGSGTTKKAVYLTGTSFFNGNITLDTGSAVTIVGDSSIGVASDSTATLNGDWTLGGTMSMAPSTANSSTVSGTMLASLLGTTNGNVIISSGASWSATGNGAQGIVIGGAINACNKAVTPNCTEIGTFANSGTLAVAGVGIRNPNKPNVEGGSVLIIQNSIAGGILNNGPASSSDGTVSATISGNGTQQAPTIVITPSPLIAAGQTMTIGVDSADTANPTYSFINRGSILASPEDPNVSAEAIQISGTMSVPIVFGGNGLLTSGTITAGATSSTPGNVVSATALEIGSNVTLPSIRVSSQTSTDGSSGGSISAIVSGPQGGVATAISIDGTPSTTAIVTSVPRIDVERGASIIASASASVPTGTTIGTLSAIGIRDISNSLTTINNAGSIRAVATLSDATTGASLTLTGGVVPVTHAVDASLNTVGLNFTNSGLVQGDVLFGSGSDTYFVQGNGPSGVAVQSGAVNFGFSSSGESTNVALGAVGSRGAGDFLHVGQFANVAGAITAQGTLDVQIDGTGTLSVQNVGTTLATRNFTVAGGSTSNGITNAGTLNISVTQGVTTAPVISASNMVTIGGGAQLNVTYGSFITETGSFVLIQTPTGMLNVSDADVQRYSSQVDGSNGGTLPFLFSSASISKANDTAGHTNLLLQITAKSVDQLGLTGYARAIQPLANIAIAKDTALGAAMIAGINSKADAQAAYDAFAPDVSGGIRAVAISLTDQATGQVGARLRDLRLFAKEEGELTLWGNQFGEYMATHGQNVKGVPGVNEPATCTAATCGEVNLSGFKDHGFGFSMGLDEGSPSTGWYGAAFTFYTGDVAETGDRNSKTQTLWYMLTGYSTWRGRGLFVDSQVNVGYGDFKGKRMLILDIPASPTVPADTTFTREADSKRAGLLASLGLTIGAQMKYGGLINIPQISLDGMTLREEGFTEANGGVGMDLTVKPYYANSLRVFLGDEIRTSISLGDFFLQPSARLGYRFDFLDDPVKLRAQFADNPGTLAKDPGALFTIQGPDPSRGNVVAGAALNATTENWTIGLNYDFVRGSNSATEQVGTLSLLGRI, from the coding sequence TTGAACAAGCGTGCTCTTATGCTTTCGGCCGCCGCGGCCGCGCTGCTGTCCACCCCGGCCCTGGCCGTCGGCCCGACGGAACTCAAGACCGTGGTCACCACCGCGCAGAAGACCAGCGCGACGGGCGATCTCACGATCGATTCGGGCGCCGGCATCAATTTCAAGTCGGCCACCGCGGCGCTCCTGACCATCGATTCGAGCAATACGGTCAACAATGGCGGCGCGCTGACCGGGGCCGACCAGGATTCGCAGACCGCCGTCGCGATCAATGCGAGCGGCCTGACCGGCTCCTTCCTCAGCAACGGAACGATCGCGCTGGGCGGCAGCGGCACCACCAAGAAGGCCGTCTATCTGACCGGCACCAGCTTCTTCAACGGCAACATCACGCTCGATACCGGCTCCGCGGTCACCATCGTCGGCGATTCGTCGATCGGCGTGGCCAGCGACTCCACCGCCACCCTCAACGGCGACTGGACCCTCGGCGGCACGATGAGCATGGCGCCATCGACCGCGAATTCCAGCACCGTGTCGGGAACCATGCTCGCCAGCCTGCTCGGCACGACCAACGGCAACGTCATCATTTCCAGCGGCGCGTCCTGGAGCGCCACCGGAAACGGCGCGCAGGGCATCGTCATCGGCGGCGCGATCAACGCCTGCAACAAGGCCGTGACGCCGAATTGCACCGAGATCGGCACGTTCGCCAATTCCGGCACGCTGGCCGTCGCCGGCGTCGGCATCCGCAATCCGAACAAGCCCAATGTCGAAGGCGGCAGCGTCCTGATCATCCAGAACAGCATTGCCGGCGGCATCCTGAACAATGGCCCGGCCAGCAGCTCCGACGGCACCGTCTCGGCGACGATCTCCGGCAATGGCACGCAGCAGGCGCCGACCATCGTGATCACGCCCAGCCCGCTCATCGCCGCCGGCCAGACCATGACCATCGGCGTGGACAGCGCCGACACCGCGAACCCGACCTACAGCTTCATCAATCGCGGCAGCATCCTCGCCTCGCCCGAGGATCCCAATGTCAGCGCCGAAGCCATCCAGATCAGCGGCACAATGTCCGTCCCGATCGTGTTCGGCGGCAACGGCTTGCTGACGTCCGGTACCATCACCGCCGGCGCCACGAGTTCGACGCCGGGCAATGTCGTCAGCGCGACGGCGCTGGAGATCGGAAGCAACGTCACGCTGCCCTCGATCCGCGTCTCGTCGCAGACCTCGACGGACGGCTCGAGCGGTGGCTCGATTTCGGCGATCGTCAGCGGGCCGCAGGGCGGCGTCGCGACCGCGATCTCCATCGACGGCACGCCGAGCACCACGGCGATCGTCACCAGCGTGCCCAGGATCGACGTCGAGCGCGGCGCGAGCATCATCGCGAGCGCGTCGGCCAGCGTCCCGACCGGAACGACGATCGGCACGCTGTCGGCGATCGGCATCCGCGACATTTCCAACTCGCTGACGACGATCAACAACGCCGGATCGATCCGGGCCGTAGCGACGCTGAGCGATGCGACCACCGGCGCGTCGCTGACGCTCACCGGCGGCGTCGTGCCCGTAACCCATGCGGTCGACGCGTCGCTGAACACGGTGGGCTTGAACTTCACCAACAGCGGCCTCGTGCAGGGCGACGTGCTGTTCGGTTCGGGCAGCGACACCTATTTCGTCCAGGGCAACGGCCCCTCCGGCGTCGCGGTCCAGAGCGGCGCGGTCAATTTCGGCTTTTCGAGTTCGGGCGAGAGCACGAATGTGGCCTTGGGAGCCGTTGGAAGCCGGGGCGCGGGCGACTTCCTCCATGTCGGCCAGTTCGCCAATGTCGCCGGCGCGATCACCGCGCAGGGCACGCTCGACGTGCAGATCGACGGGACCGGCACGCTGTCGGTCCAGAATGTCGGCACCACGCTCGCGACCCGCAATTTCACCGTCGCCGGCGGCTCGACCTCGAACGGCATCACCAATGCCGGCACGCTGAACATCTCCGTGACCCAGGGCGTCACGACGGCGCCCGTCATCTCGGCGTCCAACATGGTCACGATCGGCGGCGGCGCCCAGCTCAACGTGACCTATGGCAGCTTCATCACCGAGACCGGCTCCTTCGTCCTGATCCAGACGCCGACCGGCATGCTCAATGTCAGCGACGCCGATGTGCAGCGCTACAGCTCCCAGGTCGACGGCAGCAATGGCGGCACGCTGCCCTTCCTGTTCAGCAGCGCGTCGATCAGCAAGGCCAACGACACCGCGGGCCATACCAATCTTTTGCTGCAGATCACCGCCAAGTCGGTCGATCAGCTCGGTCTGACCGGCTATGCACGCGCCATCCAGCCGCTCGCCAACATCGCCATCGCCAAGGACACCGCGCTCGGCGCCGCGATGATCGCCGGCATCAACTCCAAGGCCGACGCCCAAGCCGCCTATGACGCCTTTGCGCCCGACGTCTCGGGCGGCATCCGCGCCGTCGCGATCTCGCTCACCGACCAGGCGACCGGCCAGGTCGGCGCGCGCCTGCGCGACCTGCGCCTCTTCGCCAAGGAAGAGGGCGAGCTCACCCTCTGGGGCAACCAGTTCGGCGAGTACATGGCGACGCACGGCCAGAACGTGAAGGGCGTGCCGGGCGTCAACGAGCCCGCCACCTGCACCGCCGCGACCTGCGGCGAGGTGAACCTCAGCGGCTTCAAGGACCACGGCTTCGGCTTCTCGATGGGCCTCGACGAGGGCTCGCCGTCCACCGGCTGGTACGGCGCCGCCTTCACCTTCTACACCGGCGACGTGGCCGAGACCGGCGACCGCAACTCCAAGACCCAGACGCTCTGGTACATGCTGACCGGCTACAGCACCTGGCGCGGCCGCGGCCTCTTCGTCGACAGCCAGGTCAATGTCGGCTACGGCGATTTCAAGGGCAAGCGCATGCTGATCCTCGACATCCCGGCCTCGCCGACGGTGCCGGCCGACACCACCTTCACCCGCGAAGCCGACAGCAAGCGCGCCGGCCTCCTGGCCTCGCTCGGCCTGACCATCGGCGCCCAGATGAAATATGGCGGCCTGATCAACATCCCGCAGATCTCCCTCGACGGCATGACGCTGCGCGAGGAGGGCTTCACCGAGGCCAATGGCGGCGTCGGCATGGACCTGACCGTCAAGCCCTATTACGCCAATTCGCTGCGCGTGTTCCTGGGCGACGAGATTCGCACCAGCATCAGCCTTGGCGACTTCTTCCTGCAGCCTTCGGCGCGGCTCGGCTACCGCTTCGACTTCCTGGACGATCCGGTGAAGCTGCGCGCCCAGTTCGCCGACAATCCGGGCACGCTGGCCAAGGACCCCGGCGCGCTGTTCACGATCCAAGGCCCCGATCCGTCGCGCGGCAATGTCGTCGCGGGCGCGGCGCTCAACGCCACGACCGAGAACTGGACCATCGGCCTGAACTACGACTTCGTGCGCGGCTCCAACAGCGCCACCGAGCAGGTCGGCACGCTCTCGCTGCTGGGCCGCATCTAA
- a CDS encoding low specificity L-threonine aldolase, with protein sequence MNFASDNHYGASAKILAAVAAIGQAPAPAYGGDPVTQRVTARLDEIFAREVAAYPVINGTTANALSLATLVPPHGAILCHAEAHIAVDECGAPEFFTHGAKLVPIEGGDAKLTPDAIERALKHFQKGFVHHAQPAAISLTQATELGTVYTPDELKAISAVARDHRLKLHVDGARFANALVGLGCTAAALSWQSGVDVLSFGATKNGALAAEAVIFFDPKDAADFEYRRKKSGHLLSKMRFVSAQLEAYLDGDHWLANARHANGLAQRLAQGLARAEDVTVAHPVEANAVFARMPVALAKRLRAAGAVFYDWGVPQDGLVLARLMLSFATPDADVAKLIEAAMSPSP encoded by the coding sequence ATGAATTTCGCGAGCGACAACCATTACGGCGCCTCGGCGAAGATCCTCGCGGCGGTGGCGGCCATCGGGCAGGCGCCAGCGCCGGCCTATGGCGGCGATCCCGTCACCCAGCGCGTGACCGCGCGCCTGGACGAGATTTTCGCGCGCGAGGTCGCGGCCTATCCGGTGATCAACGGCACGACCGCCAATGCGCTGTCGCTCGCGACGCTGGTGCCGCCGCATGGCGCGATCCTGTGCCACGCCGAGGCGCATATCGCGGTCGACGAATGCGGCGCGCCGGAATTCTTCACCCATGGCGCCAAGCTCGTGCCGATCGAGGGCGGCGACGCCAAGCTGACGCCGGATGCGATCGAACGGGCACTCAAGCATTTCCAGAAGGGCTTCGTGCATCACGCCCAGCCGGCGGCGATCAGCCTGACGCAAGCGACCGAACTCGGCACGGTCTATACGCCGGACGAATTGAAGGCGATCTCGGCGGTGGCGCGCGATCATCGGCTGAAGCTGCATGTCGACGGGGCGCGGTTCGCCAATGCGCTAGTCGGGCTCGGCTGCACGGCGGCGGCGCTGTCGTGGCAGAGCGGGGTGGACGTGCTCTCCTTCGGCGCGACGAAGAACGGCGCGCTGGCCGCGGAGGCGGTGATCTTCTTCGATCCCAAGGACGCGGCCGATTTCGAATACCGGCGCAAGAAATCCGGCCACCTGCTGTCGAAGATGCGGTTCGTCTCGGCGCAACTGGAAGCCTATCTCGACGGCGATCACTGGCTGGCCAATGCCAGGCACGCCAACGGGCTGGCGCAGCGCCTCGCCCAGGGCCTGGCGCGGGCGGAGGACGTCACGGTCGCCCATCCGGTCGAGGCCAATGCGGTGTTCGCGCGCATGCCCGTGGCGCTCGCCAAGAGGCTGCGCGCGGCGGGGGCGGTGTTCTACGACTGGGGCGTGCCGCAAGACGGGCTCGTGCTGGCGCGGCTGATGCTCTCCTTCGCCACGCCCGACGCGGACGTGGCGAAGCTGATCGAGGCGGCGATGTCACCCTCTCCTTGA
- a CDS encoding VOC family protein, with the protein MRYLHTMVRVGDLDAALDFYCAKLGLTELRRIENKMGRFTLVFLATPEDAATGSGDGIPMVELTYNWDEKDYSGGRNFGHLAYRVGDIYAVCRRLMDGGVTINRPPRDGNMAFVRSPDGISIELLQDGGPLPPQEPWASMPNVGSW; encoded by the coding sequence ATGCGCTATCTCCACACCATGGTCCGCGTCGGCGATCTCGATGCCGCGTTGGATTTTTATTGCGCGAAGCTCGGGCTGACGGAACTTCGCCGCATCGAGAACAAGATGGGCCGCTTCACGCTGGTCTTCCTGGCCACGCCCGAGGATGCCGCGACCGGCAGCGGCGACGGTATCCCGATGGTTGAGCTCACATACAATTGGGACGAGAAAGATTATTCCGGCGGACGGAATTTCGGCCATCTCGCCTACCGGGTCGGCGACATTTACGCAGTATGCCGACGATTGATGGACGGCGGCGTCACGATCAACCGTCCGCCGCGCGACGGCAACATGGCCTTCGTGCGCTCGCCCGACGGCATCTCCATCGAGCTGTTGCAGGACGGCGGCCCGCTGCCGCCGCAGGAGCCCTGGGCCTCGATGCCCAATGTCGGAAGCTGGTAG
- a CDS encoding energy transducer TonB — MEQPTHDLRAHIPSTVEGTSTRSVSLLVVVGIHIGLAFALIAGLKAGLIEKLPEELKAEVVQPKDDVKPPPPPPPDLAKPPPPFVPPPEINIATDAPVTNAITAVQAVAPTPPAPVQAPVVTPSKAVGRTHDCQSYYPPLAAKLNETGNVLIHYDVGADGSISNVGIVKSSGSDRLDQAAVNCVSSKWRNTPAMQGDTPVATPGHQAIIQFKLN, encoded by the coding sequence ATGGAACAACCAACACACGATCTGAGAGCTCACATCCCCAGCACCGTTGAAGGAACGAGCACGCGCTCGGTGAGCCTTCTGGTGGTCGTCGGGATTCATATCGGTCTTGCCTTCGCATTGATCGCCGGCCTCAAGGCGGGCCTGATCGAAAAGCTGCCCGAGGAATTGAAAGCCGAAGTCGTGCAGCCGAAGGACGATGTGAAGCCGCCGCCGCCGCCGCCGCCGGATCTGGCGAAGCCGCCGCCGCCCTTCGTGCCGCCGCCGGAAATCAACATCGCGACGGACGCGCCGGTGACCAATGCGATCACCGCGGTGCAGGCCGTCGCGCCGACGCCGCCGGCGCCGGTGCAGGCCCCGGTCGTCACGCCGTCCAAGGCGGTCGGCCGTACGCATGACTGCCAGTCCTACTATCCCCCGCTCGCCGCCAAGCTGAACGAGACCGGCAATGTGCTCATTCACTACGACGTCGGGGCCGACGGTTCGATCTCCAATGTCGGTATCGTCAAATCGAGCGGTTCCGACCGTTTGGATCAAGCGGCCGTGAACTGCGTTTCCTCCAAGTGGCGCAATACCCCTGCGATGCAGGGGGATACGCCGGTTGCGACGCCCGGTCACCAGGCCATCATTCAGTTCAAACTCAACTAG
- a CDS encoding MotA/TolQ/ExbB proton channel family protein: MTLKTLTIAAAFVLISGLGASQALAQTTPPPEPTMAAPTAAPAPAPSTPAITAPAPTPASTDNPYGLEDIVKKGNPVSLTVLALLAVMSAGTWYIFFMKFFEQSRILTQARTVEKRFWTSGTLAEGVDKLPKNSMFRSVADAGIRASQGGTSLVGLNDWIAMSLTRQLEDANSRLQGSIAFLASVGSTAPFVGLFGTVWGILQALIAIGVAGQASIDKVAGPVGEALIMTAIGLMVAVPAVLIYNYLVRRNKVIQEKLRGFAGDLQTYLITKSK; encoded by the coding sequence ATGACCTTGAAGACCCTGACGATCGCAGCCGCCTTCGTCCTGATTTCGGGCCTCGGCGCCAGCCAGGCTCTCGCCCAGACCACCCCTCCGCCGGAGCCCACCATGGCCGCTCCGACCGCTGCACCGGCGCCCGCGCCGTCCACGCCTGCGATCACCGCACCGGCGCCGACCCCGGCCTCGACGGACAATCCCTACGGTCTGGAAGACATCGTGAAGAAGGGCAATCCGGTCTCGCTGACCGTTCTGGCCCTGCTCGCCGTCATGTCGGCCGGCACCTGGTACATCTTCTTCATGAAGTTCTTCGAGCAGTCGCGGATTCTGACCCAGGCCCGCACGGTCGAGAAGCGCTTCTGGACCTCCGGCACGCTGGCCGAAGGCGTCGACAAGCTGCCCAAGAACTCCATGTTCCGCAGCGTCGCCGATGCCGGCATCCGCGCCAGCCAGGGCGGCACCAGCCTCGTCGGCCTCAACGACTGGATCGCGATGTCGCTGACCCGCCAGCTCGAGGACGCCAATTCGCGCCTTCAGGGCTCGATCGCCTTCCTCGCGTCGGTCGGCTCGACCGCGCCCTTCGTCGGTCTGTTCGGCACGGTGTGGGGCATTCTGCAGGCGCTCATCGCGATCGGCGTCGCCGGTCAGGCCTCGATCGACAAGGTCGCGGGTCCCGTCGGTGAGGCGCTGATCATGACCGCCATCGGTCTGATGGTCGCGGTGCCCGCGGTGTTGATCTACAACTACCTCGTTCGCCGCAACAAGGTCATCCAGGAAAAGCTGCGCGGCTTCGCGGGCGACCTGCAGACCTACCTGATCACCAAGAGCAAGTAG
- a CDS encoding biopolymer transporter ExbD — protein sequence MAMNVQSADHGDDPDLNTTINTTPLVDVMLVLLIIFLVTIPVIVKTVQVQLPNYRNIATITKPENIVIAVDKDENIYYNNAPIDSSELKDRLEDALRRAVAAGKPLPEVHIRADRGVRFQAVGRVVFACQIAGIQKVGFLTEPRNDAP from the coding sequence ATGGCTATGAATGTTCAGTCCGCCGATCACGGCGACGATCCGGATCTGAACACGACCATCAACACCACCCCGCTGGTGGACGTGATGCTCGTGCTTCTCATCATCTTCCTGGTCACCATTCCGGTGATCGTGAAGACGGTGCAGGTCCAGCTTCCGAATTATCGCAACATCGCGACGATCACGAAGCCCGAAAATATCGTCATCGCCGTCGATAAGGACGAAAACATCTACTACAACAACGCCCCCATCGACTCGAGCGAACTCAAGGACAGGCTGGAGGATGCGCTTCGCCGCGCCGTCGCCGCCGGCAAGCCGCTTCCCGAAGTGCACATCCGTGCCGATCGGGGCGTTCGTTTCCAGGCGGTGGGCCGCGTCGTGTTCGCCTGTCAGATCGCCGGCATCCAGAAGGTCGGCTTCCTGACAGAGCCGCGCAACGACGCACCCTGA
- a CDS encoding biopolymer transporter ExbD, with protein MAMNIGNESGEGEVMVEMNTTPLIDVMLVLLTLLIITLPIQTHAVKLDMPRPNTKPPPTPPVVVTLVVDFDGQIYWNNAPIDRATLDSYLSSAASDDPQPEIHLQPNRLAKYDSVAMVLADAQRIGVTHIGFTGIETMQ; from the coding sequence ATGGCAATGAATATCGGCAACGAGTCCGGCGAAGGCGAGGTGATGGTGGAGATGAACACCACCCCGCTGATCGACGTCATGCTCGTGCTGCTTACGCTTCTCATCATCACCCTGCCGATCCAGACCCACGCGGTGAAGCTCGACATGCCGCGTCCCAACACCAAGCCGCCGCCGACGCCGCCGGTGGTGGTGACGCTGGTGGTGGATTTCGACGGCCAGATCTACTGGAACAACGCGCCGATCGATCGCGCGACGCTGGACAGCTACCTGTCCTCCGCGGCGAGCGACGATCCGCAGCCTGAAATCCATCTCCAGCCGAACCGGCTGGCGAAGTACGACTCCGTGGCGATGGTGCTGGCCGATGCGCAGCGTATCGGCGTGACCCATATCGGGTTCACCGGCATCGAAACCATGCAGTAA
- the modB gene encoding molybdate ABC transporter permease subunit: MDGFLTPPESEALLLSLRISAVAVFSALPFAFAAALLLARTQFPGKTLVDGLIHVPLVLPPVAIGFLLLIAFGTRGPLGGWLLDTLGIRFVFSWTGAALASAIITFPFQVRAIRLSLEAIDPGLTAAAETLGAMWWDRLLNVTLPLALPGIAAGIVTAFAASLGEFGAIITFVSNIPGETRTLPLAIYTALQSPGGEAEAMRLSLLSIGLALIFMTLAEFAQRRARGLNA; this comes from the coding sequence ATGGATGGGTTCCTCACGCCGCCCGAGAGCGAGGCGCTGCTCCTGTCCTTGCGCATATCCGCGGTTGCGGTGTTCTCGGCGCTGCCTTTCGCCTTCGCCGCCGCGCTCCTGCTGGCGCGCACGCAGTTCCCCGGCAAGACGCTGGTCGACGGGCTGATCCACGTCCCCCTGGTCCTGCCGCCCGTGGCGATCGGCTTCCTGCTCCTGATCGCGTTCGGCACGCGCGGCCCCCTCGGCGGCTGGCTGCTCGACACGCTGGGCATCCGCTTCGTGTTCAGCTGGACCGGCGCCGCGCTCGCCTCCGCCATCATCACCTTCCCCTTCCAGGTCCGCGCCATCCGTCTCTCGCTGGAGGCCATCGATCCCGGCCTCACCGCCGCCGCCGAGACGCTGGGCGCAATGTGGTGGGACCGGCTCCTCAACGTCACGCTGCCGCTGGCGCTTCCCGGCATCGCAGCCGGCATCGTCACCGCCTTCGCCGCCAGCCTCGGCGAGTTCGGCGCCATCATCACCTTCGTCTCCAACATCCCGGGCGAGACGCGCACCCTGCCGCTCGCGATCTACACCGCGCTCCAGTCGCCGGGCGGCGAGGCCGAGGCGATGCGCCTGTCGTTGCTCTCCATCGGCCTCGCACTGATCTTCATGACGCTCGCCGAATTCGCCCAGCGCCGCGCCCGCGGCCTGAACGCATGA